The proteins below come from a single uncultured Carboxylicivirga sp. genomic window:
- a CDS encoding TonB-dependent receptor, whose amino-acid sequence MPQKQYSLLIVMLFCSCLMGNAQVDSLLKKELLNEITINAPIYIKHVKKWPGAVSLIDSAQIKSGNSFQLSEQLNTMPGIYMQQGTMSTNRITIRGVGSRTPYESNRIKAYWGEIPLTNGDGVTAIEDISLNDMQSIQILKGPGSSLYGAGLGGVILINPWKGIVSQNKYSFQTEVGSFATLSNQMNVELKKVTSSTYSISASQLHTDGYRDNSEYDRYNFTFKARQNIGDSYLFLVYNFRHLFGQIPSSIDSVNFYNNPQSAAASWRAIGGYEESDRHLINIGWSAPVTTRSSNTINIFYNFSDVNELRPFNRLDEARSAIGIRNKYSKDFSNIRFDTGFEAMSEQNNLAYYGVRTEDLNQLLNENKINRSYLNVFTLIDYQPTKRWNFQFAVNVNRTFYKADYNTDEIKEKYKYSWVLSPRLGINYQIKSNMYLFTSLGHGFSSPSVEEAQMPDGSFNHRIRPEEGVSLDLGYRFVSINTNTTFETTFYYMWLSNLLVTKRESDDVFYGINAGKTKHQGMEVLLSHMFFKVENTTALDLTISGFMSENRFRNFIDDGNDYQDNFLPGIPDYILTFNGHYYIHPFNISFNYKVIGEQYLNDANTKIYNGYNKVGTKLSMDLNMLKFRSTIYCGVDNLFDTHYASMVLINAPSFGNNSPRYYYPGLPFSVYGGLSVRF is encoded by the coding sequence ATGCCTCAGAAACAATACTCGTTATTAATCGTGATGCTGTTTTGTTCCTGTTTGATGGGGAATGCTCAAGTTGATTCATTATTGAAAAAAGAATTGCTCAACGAAATCACAATCAATGCACCTATCTATATTAAGCATGTTAAAAAATGGCCAGGAGCAGTATCTTTAATTGATTCGGCTCAAATAAAATCAGGTAATAGTTTTCAGTTATCGGAGCAGTTAAATACCATGCCGGGTATATATATGCAGCAGGGAACCATGAGTACTAATCGAATAACCATTAGAGGAGTTGGATCACGTACTCCTTATGAGAGCAATCGAATTAAGGCATATTGGGGTGAAATTCCATTAACAAATGGAGATGGAGTAACAGCTATTGAAGATATCTCGCTGAATGATATGCAATCAATTCAAATTCTAAAAGGACCCGGTTCTTCGCTTTATGGAGCGGGTTTGGGAGGTGTTATCCTTATAAATCCATGGAAAGGTATCGTATCTCAAAATAAATATTCTTTTCAAACCGAGGTTGGAAGTTTTGCAACATTATCTAATCAAATGAATGTTGAATTAAAAAAGGTCACCTCCAGCACTTATTCCATATCGGCAAGTCAGTTGCATACTGATGGATATCGAGATAATAGTGAATATGACCGATATAACTTTACATTTAAGGCCAGACAAAATATAGGGGATAGTTATCTTTTTCTTGTGTATAATTTCAGACACTTATTTGGACAAATACCCAGTTCGATTGATAGTGTGAATTTCTATAATAATCCGCAAAGTGCTGCTGCTTCATGGAGAGCTATAGGTGGTTACGAGGAATCAGATCGTCATTTGATTAATATTGGTTGGAGTGCACCGGTTACAACTAGATCGTCAAATACAATTAATATCTTTTACAATTTTTCGGATGTTAATGAATTGCGTCCATTTAACCGATTGGATGAAGCAAGATCTGCAATAGGTATACGTAATAAGTATTCGAAGGACTTTAGTAATATTCGTTTTGATACTGGTTTTGAAGCAATGAGTGAACAAAACAATCTGGCTTACTATGGCGTTCGTACTGAAGATTTGAATCAATTGCTGAATGAAAATAAAATAAATCGTTCGTATTTAAATGTTTTTACATTAATTGATTATCAACCGACAAAAAGATGGAATTTTCAATTTGCTGTTAATGTAAATCGTACTTTTTATAAAGCAGATTATAATACCGATGAAATCAAGGAAAAATATAAATATAGTTGGGTATTATCCCCTCGATTAGGTATTAATTATCAGATTAAATCTAACATGTATTTATTTACTTCACTAGGACATGGATTCTCTAGTCCTTCGGTTGAAGAAGCTCAAATGCCAGATGGATCATTTAATCATCGGATTCGCCCCGAAGAAGGTGTTTCACTGGATTTGGGCTATCGTTTTGTATCCATAAATACAAATACCACATTTGAAACTACCTTTTATTATATGTGGTTATCCAATCTTTTAGTTACCAAACGCGAGAGTGACGATGTATTTTACGGTATTAATGCCGGAAAAACCAAACATCAAGGAATGGAGGTTTTGCTTAGTCATATGTTTTTTAAAGTTGAAAATACAACAGCTTTAGACTTAACTATTAGTGGCTTTATGTCAGAGAACAGATTTCGAAATTTTATTGATGATGGGAATGATTACCAAGATAATTTTTTACCTGGAATACCCGATTATATATTAACTTTTAACGGACACTATTATATTCATCCCTTTAATATTAGTTTTAATTATAAAGTAATAGGTGAACAATATCTGAATGATGCCAATACAAAAATATACAATGGATACAATAAGGTTGGAACAAAACTTTCGATGGATTTAAATATGTTAAAATTTCGGTCTACTATTTATTGTGGAGTTGATAATTTGTTTGATACGCACTATGCTTCTATGGTTTTAATTAATGCTCCTTCGTTTGGTAATAATTCTCCGCGTTATTACTATCCGGGTTTACCATTTTCAGTTTATGGTGGTTTGAGTGTTAGGTTTTAG
- a CDS encoding GNAT family N-acetyltransferase yields MMLTTIKSFRELSIDEIYGILQLRAEIFVVEQNCVYNDLDGNDTKAYHLMIKDDDGLIVGYARMLNKGTRFNLASIGRLVVKKQARFNGLARRIMTEASQWMKLRWDVEQIHISAQQYLKGFYSGLGYTIVTETYLEDGIPHIGMELEF; encoded by the coding sequence ATGATGTTGACAACTATAAAGTCATTTAGAGAGTTAAGTATCGATGAAATATATGGAATTTTGCAGTTGAGAGCTGAAATATTTGTGGTGGAGCAAAATTGTGTTTATAACGATTTGGATGGGAATGATACCAAGGCTTATCATTTGATGATTAAAGATGATGATGGCTTGATTGTTGGTTATGCTCGTATGCTGAATAAAGGAACTCGATTTAATCTTGCTTCTATAGGAAGGCTGGTTGTTAAAAAACAAGCTCGCTTTAATGGTTTGGCTCGCCGAATAATGACCGAAGCCTCGCAATGGATGAAGTTGAGATGGGATGTGGAACAAATACACATTAGTGCTCAACAATACTTAAAAGGTTTTTACTCTGGTTTAGGATATACGATTGTAACAGAAACCTATCTCGAAGATGGAATACCTCATATAGGGATGGAGTTAGAATTTTAG
- a CDS encoding LytTR family DNA-binding domain-containing protein, with the protein MAQVKLIIVEDDLYNQKAVENIIQNHFQEIEIVGKVSSVKDGLEAVNTLQPDLLILDINLSDGTSFEILQQSKYNNYKVVFMSAYHEYALEALKFASVDFVFKPFDINELIIAIDKALDEIRDESYELKIKTLFDNIDYKNKTKKVVLQGKDSLRVSSVDEIVWAKAITGGANFYFEDGSYFFATKPLRRYESILSSHAFFRCHPHYLINLVKIKEVKYELKRIHMSNDDEVAFETRRYNQLINAMHPQKAN; encoded by the coding sequence ATGGCACAAGTTAAATTAATAATTGTTGAAGATGATTTATACAACCAAAAAGCGGTTGAAAATATTATTCAAAACCATTTTCAGGAAATAGAAATAGTTGGAAAAGTAAGCAGTGTTAAAGATGGATTAGAAGCCGTTAATACTTTACAGCCCGACTTATTGATTCTTGATATCAACTTGAGCGATGGCACTTCATTTGAAATATTACAACAAAGTAAATACAACAATTACAAAGTCGTTTTTATGTCGGCTTATCATGAGTATGCATTAGAAGCTTTAAAATTTGCATCGGTTGACTTTGTATTTAAACCCTTTGATATTAACGAACTAATTATTGCTATTGATAAAGCGTTGGACGAAATCCGAGATGAATCATACGAATTGAAGATTAAAACCTTATTTGATAATATCGATTATAAGAATAAAACCAAAAAAGTTGTATTGCAAGGAAAAGACAGTCTGCGCGTAAGTAGTGTTGATGAAATTGTATGGGCAAAAGCAATAACAGGTGGTGCCAATTTTTATTTCGAGGATGGCAGCTATTTCTTTGCCACCAAACCTCTTCGTCGTTACGAGTCAATATTATCATCACACGCATTTTTCAGATGTCATCCACATTACCTCATCAATCTTGTTAAAATTAAAGAAGTCAAATATGAACTTAAACGCATCCATATGTCAAATGATGACGAGGTAGCGTTTGAAACCCGACGATACAACCAACTAATTAATGCCATGCATCCGCAAAAAGCAAATTAA
- a CDS encoding tetratricopeptide repeat protein produces the protein MQHIRINITLFSLLFSLCFCSTQELKLESDTTESAIAAPDSLVVAQLIQKSNETFNAKLNNQDPYDSFLKEAEQLAINNQLKHQLFTIYTILGKRFRNQSFYAKSMHFNQNALEIAEELNDSYLLAETYNQMGTVYRRVDENSKALDMHMKSLTIAENNKDSFHISYAINGIGNVSYNLNRNLAAIEYFHRSLDLSKKLNNTLGMAINTNNIGDAYQKLNNQDSALYYHFESLEYNSKINSKIGQAICYNSIGRVYTNKKQYRLALEYLFKALEANTESGDLMNVAISYTNIGKLYLNDNHPDEAILYLNKALRNSTAIGTKYTAEEAARYLSQAYEKKGMIKKAFEFHKISTAYRDSTLNEKNIFHLTMAEGNYRDNTRKLKVEELSKQTLLQKNKIDRQKYHITTVIIIGLVIFIITLLSAIQIRLRNQYKTLRFQQRLLRTQMNPHFIFNALSAIQVFILENDMEKSSQFLSDFSKLMRQVLRSSNYEYISINEEVEMLQYYLNLQRLRFSPPFEYDLSIEEELQNTNAMIPPMLIQPFIENAIEHGIKPIGEGGLIKIRFKRGGYGIIIEVEDNGIGIDYAKNISKAEKSHESMALKITQERLEIIRKDTRKKTVLEIFDKRGRGLKSQGTIAHLEIPVIIGKS, from the coding sequence ATGCAGCACATAAGAATAAACATAACCCTGTTCTCACTATTATTCTCGTTATGTTTTTGTTCAACACAAGAACTAAAACTGGAATCTGACACCACGGAATCAGCCATTGCTGCACCCGATTCACTTGTTGTTGCTCAACTCATTCAAAAATCAAATGAAACCTTTAATGCTAAGTTAAATAATCAGGATCCTTACGATAGTTTTTTAAAAGAAGCGGAACAATTGGCTATTAATAATCAATTAAAGCATCAATTATTTACTATCTATACTATTTTAGGCAAGCGATTCAGAAATCAATCCTTTTATGCTAAGTCCATGCATTTCAATCAAAATGCACTTGAAATAGCAGAAGAACTAAACGATTCATACCTATTGGCTGAAACCTATAATCAAATGGGTACGGTTTATCGAAGAGTTGATGAAAATAGCAAGGCATTAGATATGCACATGAAATCACTTACCATTGCCGAAAACAATAAGGATTCTTTTCACATAAGCTATGCTATTAACGGCATTGGTAATGTAAGTTACAATCTTAATCGTAATTTGGCTGCTATAGAGTATTTTCATCGATCGTTGGATCTATCAAAAAAATTGAATAACACTCTAGGTATGGCAATTAATACTAATAACATTGGAGATGCCTATCAAAAACTTAATAACCAAGATTCTGCCTTATATTATCATTTCGAATCACTTGAGTACAACTCAAAAATAAACAGCAAAATTGGGCAGGCTATTTGCTACAATAGCATTGGTCGTGTCTACACCAACAAAAAACAATATAGATTGGCTCTTGAGTACTTATTCAAAGCTCTTGAAGCCAATACTGAATCAGGCGATTTAATGAATGTTGCTATTAGTTATACTAATATTGGCAAACTTTATCTGAACGACAATCATCCTGACGAAGCTATTTTATATTTAAATAAAGCCCTCAGAAACTCAACGGCAATAGGCACTAAATATACAGCCGAAGAAGCAGCAAGATATCTTTCTCAGGCATATGAGAAAAAAGGGATGATAAAAAAGGCATTTGAGTTTCATAAAATCAGCACTGCTTATCGCGATAGTACACTCAACGAAAAAAACATCTTTCATCTTACCATGGCTGAAGGTAATTATCGTGATAATACACGTAAGTTGAAAGTAGAAGAATTGAGCAAACAAACACTACTTCAAAAAAACAAGATTGACAGACAAAAATATCATATAACAACAGTGATTATAATCGGACTTGTTATTTTTATCATCACCTTACTTTCTGCCATACAAATTCGTTTACGCAATCAGTATAAAACTTTACGTTTTCAGCAACGATTACTGAGAACTCAAATGAATCCTCACTTTATTTTTAATGCCTTAAGTGCCATTCAGGTGTTTATATTGGAAAACGACATGGAAAAATCCAGTCAATTCCTATCCGATTTTTCTAAACTAATGCGTCAGGTTTTACGAAGTAGTAATTACGAATACATATCTATAAACGAAGAAGTGGAGATGCTTCAGTATTATTTAAACCTGCAACGTTTACGCTTCTCACCTCCATTCGAGTATGATTTATCTATTGAAGAGGAACTACAAAATACTAATGCAATGATACCACCCATGTTAATACAACCGTTTATTGAAAATGCTATCGAACATGGTATCAAACCAATCGGAGAAGGCGGACTAATTAAAATTCGCTTTAAAAGAGGTGGATATGGCATTATAATTGAAGTCGAAGACAATGGTATTGGTATTGACTATGCAAAAAACATTAGTAAAGCCGAAAAAAGTCACGAGTCAATGGCTTTAAAGATTACTCAGGAACGCCTGGAAATAATAAGGAAAGATACCAGAAAGAAAACAGTTCTTGAAATTTTTGATAAAAGAGGCAGAGGGTTGAAATCTCAAGGAACTATTGCACACCTGGAAATACCAGTAATTATTGGTAAAAGTTAA
- the dusB gene encoding tRNA dihydrouridine synthase DusB produces MKIGNLDLGQHPLLLAPMESVTDPSFRSLCKEFGADMMYTEFVSARALVRKVNRTVRKLQITEAERPLGIQLYGGDVDLMREAAIMAQQAKPEVIDLNFGCPVKKIATKGSGSGLLRDIPQLLKITKAVIDAVDIPVTVKTRLGWDENNYVIETLAEQLQDLGIAALTIHGRTKEQMYSGKADWTLIGKVKNNPRMHIPIIGNGDITGPEKAQELIDRYGVDALMIGRPSIGRPWIFKEIKHYLNTGVLLEPITIQQEAEILKELVRRSVEYIDEKAGILHARRHLAKVFTNLPDIRDLRIKLLTEKQVEGVMCVLDEIVERYSN; encoded by the coding sequence GTGAAAATTGGTAATCTCGATTTAGGTCAACACCCGTTGTTGTTGGCGCCTATGGAAAGTGTGACTGATCCTTCATTTCGTTCTCTATGTAAGGAGTTTGGAGCCGATATGATGTATACCGAATTTGTTTCAGCTCGGGCTTTGGTACGTAAAGTAAATCGTACTGTGCGTAAGCTTCAAATAACAGAGGCTGAAAGGCCTTTGGGTATACAATTATATGGAGGAGATGTAGATTTAATGAGAGAAGCAGCAATAATGGCTCAGCAAGCCAAGCCTGAAGTTATTGATCTGAATTTTGGTTGTCCGGTTAAAAAAATTGCAACAAAGGGAAGTGGTTCAGGATTGTTGCGCGATATACCTCAATTATTGAAAATAACTAAGGCTGTTATTGATGCGGTTGATATTCCAGTTACTGTAAAAACGCGTTTAGGGTGGGATGAAAATAATTACGTTATTGAAACCTTAGCGGAACAATTGCAGGATTTAGGAATTGCGGCATTAACCATTCACGGAAGAACAAAAGAACAGATGTATTCTGGTAAAGCTGATTGGACATTAATCGGTAAAGTAAAGAATAATCCTCGTATGCATATTCCTATTATTGGTAATGGTGATATTACGGGCCCTGAAAAGGCCCAAGAATTAATTGATCGATATGGGGTTGATGCTTTAATGATTGGTCGTCCATCTATTGGTCGTCCATGGATATTTAAAGAAATTAAACATTACCTTAATACCGGAGTGTTATTAGAACCAATAACTATACAACAAGAAGCTGAAATATTAAAAGAGTTGGTGAGACGATCGGTTGAATATATCGATGAAAAAGCTGGAATTCTTCATGCACGTCGTCATCTGGCAAAGGTATTCACCAATTTACCTGATATACGTGATCTTCGCATTAAGCTATTAACCGAAAAACAAGTGGAAGGGGTGATGTGTGTGCTTGACGAAATTGTAGAACGTTATTCCAATTAA
- a CDS encoding FtsX-like permease family protein, producing MNIAFNIAKRYLFAKKSQNIINIISLISMVGVLTASMALLVVLSVFNGLHDFVGNLYGNFDPDLKVIPAEGKIFSTDSIDYASIKSINDIDLICETLENQSLLKFDKRRAPAMILGVDSTFNQISRIDSIMVEGKFELNHNHNNRGVIGGILANQLALRMNFVTPLVMYVPKRTGNIIMMAPQNAFRKEYINPSGIFMVQQVEYDSQFLIIGIEQARRLFEYDSTAVSALFVSVKNQEKINQVKQAIEEISNHHLKALDRQQQHSSFYKVMKVEKLMAFLILAFILAIAAFNVIGTMSMLIFEKKESIFTLKSMGGDRKLVTRIFLIEGLLISLLGVIIGLVLGVALVLLQQHFGFITFSGGGSYLVDAYPVQLVWSDVIIVLITVCIIAYLAAWYPVKVIVKRYYAETGMP from the coding sequence ATGAACATTGCCTTTAACATAGCCAAACGTTATTTATTTGCAAAGAAATCGCAAAATATCATTAATATCATCTCTCTGATATCGATGGTAGGCGTACTGACAGCGAGTATGGCTTTATTGGTTGTGTTATCGGTATTCAATGGTCTTCACGATTTTGTTGGTAACCTTTACGGTAATTTCGATCCGGATTTAAAAGTAATACCAGCCGAAGGCAAAATATTTTCAACTGATTCGATTGACTATGCATCAATCAAAAGCATTAATGATATTGACCTGATATGCGAAACCCTCGAAAATCAATCTTTGCTTAAATTTGATAAAAGAAGAGCTCCGGCTATGATTTTAGGAGTTGACAGCACATTTAATCAAATTAGTAGAATTGATTCCATTATGGTTGAAGGCAAGTTTGAACTCAATCATAATCACAATAACAGGGGAGTTATTGGTGGAATATTAGCCAACCAATTGGCTTTGCGAATGAATTTTGTAACACCTCTGGTAATGTATGTGCCCAAAAGAACCGGAAACATCATCATGATGGCTCCTCAAAATGCCTTTAGAAAAGAATATATTAATCCCAGTGGCATTTTCATGGTTCAACAGGTTGAATACGATAGCCAATTCCTCATCATTGGAATAGAACAAGCCCGCCGTTTGTTTGAGTATGACTCAACAGCTGTTTCGGCATTATTTGTTAGTGTCAAAAATCAGGAAAAGATAAATCAGGTTAAACAAGCGATTGAAGAAATCAGCAATCATCACTTAAAAGCCTTGGATCGACAACAACAGCATTCTTCGTTTTATAAAGTGATGAAAGTTGAGAAATTAATGGCCTTTCTTATTTTAGCCTTTATTTTAGCCATTGCTGCTTTTAATGTTATTGGCACCATGTCGATGCTGATATTCGAAAAAAAGGAAAGTATTTTCACATTAAAAAGCATGGGTGGTGACAGAAAACTGGTTACTCGCATCTTTTTAATTGAAGGATTGCTGATATCACTTCTAGGTGTTATAATTGGGTTGGTTTTAGGAGTTGCTTTGGTTTTACTGCAACAGCATTTTGGTTTTATCACCTTTTCAGGTGGAGGATCATATTTAGTAGATGCTTATCCCGTTCAACTGGTTTGGAGCGATGTAATAATTGTACTTATCACAGTATGCATCATTGCTTATCTGGCTGCCTGGTATCCTGTAAAAGTTATTGTAAAAAGATATTACGCCGAAACAGGAATGCCTTAA
- a CDS encoding class I SAM-dependent methyltransferase, producing MQYDPIKRSLGKVFNQTPFLRILFYRLLDLLLLRAWYIRRELKKKAASSANNLKVLDAGSGFGQYDYFMSSLGKKWDITGVDVKEEQIADCNQFFSKIGRGNRVKFEIGDLTKFVKPNTFDLILSVDVMEHILEDELVFDNFHKSMKNNGTLLISTPSDQGGSDTHHHHEEEDGVHGFIDEHVRDGYNADDIRKKLEQAGFSDIETHYTYGKPGSLSWKLSMKFPILMLNASKLFFVLLPFYYIVAYPIAFILNIIDTASEQKSGTGLMVVAHKKQ from the coding sequence ATGCAATACGACCCAATTAAACGTTCGTTGGGGAAAGTGTTTAACCAAACACCTTTTCTTCGGATTTTATTTTATCGATTACTCGATCTTTTACTATTACGCGCCTGGTATATTAGACGTGAACTTAAGAAAAAAGCAGCTAGCTCTGCCAACAATCTTAAAGTTTTAGATGCTGGTAGTGGATTTGGTCAATACGATTATTTCATGTCGTCGCTGGGTAAAAAGTGGGACATTACTGGCGTTGATGTTAAAGAAGAGCAAATTGCTGATTGTAACCAGTTTTTCAGTAAAATAGGACGCGGCAACCGTGTTAAATTTGAGATTGGCGATCTTACCAAGTTTGTTAAACCTAATACTTTCGACTTAATTCTTTCGGTTGATGTAATGGAACACATTCTTGAAGATGAGTTGGTATTTGATAATTTTCATAAATCGATGAAAAACAACGGTACTCTACTCATCTCAACTCCTTCTGATCAGGGAGGTTCAGATACGCATCATCATCACGAAGAAGAAGACGGAGTACATGGTTTTATCGATGAACACGTTAGAGATGGATACAATGCTGATGATATTCGTAAAAAACTGGAGCAAGCCGGATTCAGCGATATAGAAACTCATTACACCTATGGTAAACCGGGAAGTTTATCATGGAAGTTATCGATGAAATTTCCTATTCTGATGCTAAACGCCAGCAAATTATTTTTCGTCTTGCTTCCATTTTATTACATCGTTGCCTATCCAATCGCTTTTATATTGAATATTATTGATACAGCATCAGAACAAAAAAGTGGAACCGGATTAATGGTTGTTGCTCACAAAAAACAATAG
- the rbfA gene encoding 30S ribosome-binding factor RbfA, with protein MDSTRQKKISRLLQKEISELFQKEVKELVMGVMVTVTVVRISPDLGQAKIYLSIFPSTNIDDVFNNIVENTHQIRFALGKRVGKQMRIIPDLKFFKDDSLDYLDNIDRLLKE; from the coding sequence ATGGATTCAACAAGACAAAAGAAAATATCGCGCTTACTACAAAAAGAGATTAGTGAGCTATTTCAGAAAGAGGTTAAAGAACTGGTAATGGGCGTTATGGTTACTGTTACCGTTGTTCGTATTTCGCCCGATTTAGGACAGGCAAAGATTTATCTAAGCATCTTTCCGTCAACCAATATTGATGATGTATTCAATAATATAGTTGAAAATACACATCAAATCAGATTTGCTTTGGGCAAAAGAGTAGGAAAACAGATGCGGATTATTCCTGATTTAAAATTCTTTAAAGACGACAGTCTTGACTATTTAGATAATATTGACCGCCTGTTAAAAGAATAG
- a CDS encoding T9SS type A sorting domain-containing protein gives MKKILLLFLLGWSIQSQAADHDLAISRWLLPQSAGDLGDTETVRFEIENLGVNDESNFTVSFSLDGGNSFIEEAYTGTVPAGSKRTHTFTAKADLSIDGATYVIIGKVSLTGDEDSSNDEIEVSVVNKIIGDDCDDPFVMDLARGVTYTDTRDITPFGDDYDYNSGWGAPNYLQDREVFYQFQTTAQTSYLDVVLHSNYQGSFAPKVAVHVINACPDGTFSTVSSGYDFNDYNAEVKNAYLYYAQTYYVVVSKWTTYNFTYDLEVTLYEQTDFKSFQFKDIISSSSINYDNHSITVTVPYQTDLTTLTPVFEVPNYADVWKNGVIQSSGLEVIDFSSPVLFSVIQNIGEGISQEWTITVHEDIPSNIKRIGEEKIMIAPNPVSDLLNIELNSKDHSRIKASIINYAGNLVHETILSSNKNQINLSNLSPGLYFIKIESNEKQIIKKFVKN, from the coding sequence ATGAAAAAAATTTTACTATTATTTTTATTGGGATGGAGTATCCAATCTCAAGCAGCAGATCATGATCTGGCAATATCCAGATGGTTGCTACCACAGTCTGCCGGGGATTTAGGAGATACAGAAACAGTACGTTTCGAAATTGAAAATTTGGGAGTAAATGATGAAAGTAATTTTACTGTGTCATTCTCTCTCGACGGTGGAAATTCATTTATTGAAGAGGCCTACACAGGTACCGTTCCAGCAGGTTCAAAAAGAACACATACTTTTACAGCTAAGGCTGATTTGAGTATTGATGGTGCTACTTATGTTATTATCGGGAAAGTATCTTTAACCGGAGATGAAGATAGCTCAAACGATGAGATTGAAGTATCTGTTGTTAATAAAATCATTGGAGATGATTGTGATGACCCTTTCGTTATGGATCTTGCCAGAGGAGTAACGTATACAGATACAAGAGATATAACTCCATTTGGTGATGACTATGACTATAATTCAGGATGGGGAGCTCCTAATTATCTGCAGGATCGTGAAGTGTTTTACCAATTTCAGACCACTGCACAAACAAGTTATTTAGATGTAGTTCTGCATTCTAATTATCAAGGAAGCTTTGCTCCGAAAGTTGCCGTACATGTAATAAACGCATGCCCTGACGGAACCTTTTCAACAGTTAGTTCTGGTTATGACTTTAATGATTACAACGCTGAAGTTAAAAATGCATATTTGTATTATGCCCAAACCTATTATGTAGTTGTTTCAAAATGGACAACATATAATTTCACTTACGACCTTGAGGTTACTCTTTATGAACAAACCGATTTTAAATCATTTCAGTTTAAGGACATAATATCATCATCATCTATTAATTACGATAATCATTCAATAACAGTAACAGTTCCTTATCAAACCGATTTAACAACTTTAACTCCTGTTTTTGAAGTACCAAACTATGCAGATGTATGGAAAAACGGAGTTATACAATCCAGCGGTCTTGAAGTTATAGACTTTAGTAGTCCAGTACTATTTTCTGTAATACAAAATATTGGTGAAGGCATTTCACAAGAATGGACAATAACAGTTCATGAGGACATACCAAGTAATATTAAAAGAATTGGTGAGGAAAAAATAATGATTGCACCTAATCCGGTTTCTGATCTTTTAAATATTGAACTAAATTCAAAAGATCATTCAAGAATAAAAGCCTCCATTATAAATTATGCAGGCAATTTAGTTCATGAGACAATTCTATCTTCGAATAAAAACCAAATAAATTTATCGAATCTTTCGCCAGGTCTCTATTTTATTAAAATAGAATCAAACGAGAAACAGATAATTAAAAAATTCGTTAAAAATTAA
- a CDS encoding ArsC/Spx/MgsR family protein: MEVHFYEKPGCINNTKQKILLKDKGYKVITYNILKENWTKERLELFIKERPLIECFNSSAPRIKSGDVNPQVLSYDETIAAMLDDPYLIKRPLIRVGNNYGCGFDSELAKELMNDVIDAALLSCPKTSDQPNCDEKVK, encoded by the coding sequence ATGGAAGTACATTTTTACGAAAAACCAGGATGTATTAATAATACAAAGCAAAAAATACTCTTAAAAGATAAAGGTTATAAAGTTATAACTTACAATATACTTAAAGAGAACTGGACAAAAGAGCGATTAGAATTATTCATAAAAGAACGTCCATTAATAGAGTGTTTTAATTCAAGTGCTCCCCGAATTAAGTCCGGAGATGTAAATCCTCAGGTTCTTAGTTATGACGAAACGATAGCTGCTATGCTTGATGATCCTTATTTGATCAAAAGACCACTTATACGAGTGGGGAATAATTATGGATGTGGTTTTGATTCTGAGTTAGCAAAAGAGCTAATGAATGATGTAATTGATGCTGCACTTTTGAGTTGTCCAAAAACTTCGGATCAGCCCAATTGTGATGAAAAAGTGAAATAA